One segment of Synechococcus sp. A15-24 DNA contains the following:
- a CDS encoding sugar ABC transporter permease, whose protein sequence is MTVLLLLPALLLMGLVFVWPMLRYGWLSFHADSVLTGLNPVANGGANWIRLLDDQRFWQDALQTTRFAGVSVGLELVLALAIALLLDQRWRGRGVVRALALLPWALPTTMMALGWRWIFNTPYGPLERLAEVVGLGPLNLLSTPASTWLVTVVADVWKTTPFIALLLLAGLQTIPEDLYSAFRLEGGRPHQALMSITLPLLMPYVLIALLFRGAQAFGVFDLIQVLTGGGPAGSTESVALYAFLNAMRFLDFGYSSTVMLAGFLLLTLAVLALAMLLRLGGLIRPVQS, encoded by the coding sequence ATGACCGTGCTGTTGCTGCTGCCGGCTTTGCTGCTGATGGGTCTGGTCTTCGTTTGGCCCATGCTCCGCTACGGCTGGCTGAGTTTCCACGCCGATTCCGTGTTGACCGGTCTGAATCCTGTGGCCAATGGCGGGGCAAATTGGATTCGCTTGCTGGACGACCAGCGCTTCTGGCAGGACGCGCTGCAGACAACACGCTTTGCCGGGGTGTCCGTTGGGCTTGAACTAGTCCTCGCCCTGGCAATCGCGCTGTTGCTGGATCAACGATGGCGGGGGCGGGGCGTGGTGCGGGCCCTGGCCCTGCTGCCCTGGGCACTCCCCACCACGATGATGGCCCTCGGGTGGCGTTGGATCTTCAATACGCCCTATGGCCCGTTGGAACGCCTCGCTGAGGTTGTGGGTCTGGGACCACTCAATCTCTTGTCCACACCGGCATCGACCTGGCTGGTGACTGTTGTGGCCGATGTCTGGAAGACAACGCCTTTCATTGCACTGCTGTTGCTGGCTGGATTGCAGACCATTCCCGAGGATCTCTACAGCGCCTTCCGTCTCGAGGGCGGACGGCCGCATCAGGCCTTGATGAGCATCACCCTGCCGTTGTTGATGCCCTACGTCTTGATTGCCCTGCTGTTCCGCGGTGCCCAGGCCTTCGGCGTTTTTGATCTGATTCAGGTTCTCACTGGAGGTGGGCCAGCCGGAAGCACCGAGAGCGTCGCGCTGTATGCCTTCCTCAATGCCATGCGCTTCCTCGATTTCGGCTACAGCTCCACAGTGATGCTGGCAGGGTTCCTGCTGCTCACGCTGGCGGTACTGGCCCTGGCGATGCTTCTGCGCCTGGGTGGGTTGATCAGGCCGGTGCAGTCATGA
- a CDS encoding carbohydrate ABC transporter permease gives MNRRFVPWISLLLLWSLLPMLWQLISSLSTAEALVDGSIPLLKRWTLVHYQELWASDPPFLRYLLNSAVVSGLTTLITLVLAIPAAYGLARVPQQLRQLLRWITAGAALFPYVLLFLALLELARRFALGNNLIALAVPYAGLAMPLALLLLTSAFEGLPRELEDAARLEGLSLWQRLRWVLVPLLAPATASTAILVFLFAWNEYPIALTWLSRDDLLTLPVAMARIAGSSIYSIPYGAYAAATVLGSIPLLLLVLICQRQIVSGLTNGAIKG, from the coding sequence ATGAATCGCCGTTTCGTGCCCTGGATCAGCCTGCTGTTGCTGTGGTCGCTGCTGCCGATGCTCTGGCAGCTGATCAGCTCCTTGTCCACTGCAGAAGCTCTGGTGGATGGATCGATTCCGCTTTTGAAGCGTTGGACCTTGGTCCACTACCAAGAGCTGTGGGCAAGCGACCCTCCCTTCTTGCGCTACCTGCTCAACAGTGCCGTCGTCAGCGGACTCACCACGCTGATCACGCTTGTTCTGGCCATTCCAGCTGCCTATGGCCTGGCCAGAGTCCCCCAACAGCTGCGTCAGCTGCTGCGTTGGATCACCGCTGGAGCTGCTCTGTTCCCATACGTCCTGCTGTTTCTGGCATTGCTGGAGCTGGCCCGTCGCTTTGCACTTGGTAACAACCTCATCGCCTTGGCCGTGCCTTACGCAGGGTTGGCAATGCCCCTGGCCCTGCTGTTGCTCACCTCTGCCTTTGAAGGCTTACCCAGGGAATTGGAAGATGCCGCCCGTTTGGAGGGTCTGAGCCTGTGGCAGCGTCTCCGTTGGGTGCTGGTGCCCCTGCTGGCTCCAGCCACCGCCAGCACAGCCATCCTGGTGTTTCTTTTCGCCTGGAATGAATACCCCATCGCCTTGACCTGGCTCAGCCGAGATGACCTGCTGACCCTTCCGGTGGCGATGGCCCGGATTGCCGGATCATCGATTTATTCCATTCCCTACGGCGCCTATGCCGCCGCCACCGTGCTGGGGTCGATTCCTCTGTTGCTTCTGGTGCTGATCTGTCAGCGTCAGATCGTATCCGGGCTGACCAACGGAGCAATCAAAGGCTGA
- a CDS encoding ABC transporter ATP-binding protein, which produces MLHLNGLGKRFGDQWILRDLNLQVREGECVALLGPSGCGKSTALRLIAGLERQDEGSIELDGARLDTIPAERRRIAMVFQSYALFPHLSVRENLTLGLKIRGVAPALRQQRINSVLDTVRLSEMADRRPQQLSGGQRQRVALARALLRDPRVYLLDEPMSNLDAQLRDELRPELRQLILQGSQPVVYVTHDQQEAMALANRIAVLKGGRIEQIGTPEELYKTPASCFVASFIGRPQINLLNIDQQLTIGIRPEDLRFDVEGMPCRLISREWQGASQLLLLDSPRGALRMLCSGDAALGESLSVSWPTRAEHRFDASSGRRLAG; this is translated from the coding sequence ATGTTGCATCTCAACGGGCTCGGCAAACGCTTCGGAGACCAGTGGATCCTGCGGGATCTCAACCTGCAGGTCCGTGAAGGTGAATGTGTCGCGCTGCTGGGTCCCAGCGGTTGTGGCAAAAGCACGGCCCTGCGATTGATCGCCGGGTTAGAGCGGCAGGACGAGGGATCGATTGAACTTGATGGTGCTCGCCTGGACACCATCCCAGCGGAACGCCGTCGCATCGCCATGGTGTTCCAGAGCTATGCGCTGTTTCCTCACCTGAGCGTTCGGGAGAACCTCACTCTAGGGCTGAAGATCCGTGGTGTTGCCCCCGCTCTACGCCAACAACGGATCAACTCGGTTCTGGACACGGTGCGACTGAGTGAGATGGCCGATCGACGTCCCCAGCAGCTCTCCGGGGGCCAGCGTCAACGGGTTGCACTGGCCAGAGCACTACTTCGTGATCCACGCGTTTACCTGCTGGATGAACCGATGAGCAACCTGGATGCACAGTTGCGCGATGAGCTGCGTCCGGAACTACGCCAACTGATCCTGCAGGGATCGCAACCTGTGGTGTACGTCACCCACGACCAGCAGGAGGCGATGGCTCTGGCCAACCGCATCGCGGTCCTCAAGGGGGGACGCATCGAACAGATCGGAACCCCTGAAGAGCTCTACAAAACTCCGGCCAGCTGCTTTGTCGCCAGCTTCATCGGCCGTCCCCAGATCAATCTGCTGAACATTGATCAACAGCTCACGATCGGCATTCGACCGGAAGACCTTCGCTTCGATGTCGAGGGGATGCCCTGCCGTTTGATCAGCCGTGAATGGCAAGGCGCGAGCCAATTGTTGTTGCTGGACAGCCCGCGTGGTGCGTTGCGAATGCTTTGTTCTGGTGATGCCGCCCTGGGCGAGTCCTTATCAGTGAGCTGGCCGACCCGTGCTGAGCATCGCTTTGATGCCAGCAGTGGACGTCGGCTGGCTGGATGA
- a CDS encoding NAD-binding protein, which translates to MILGDMRLPSTLKAAGVQRARSVLILSSDNTINLETALQVRLLNHNATVVVRSSSQQGDLNRLLERRFTNLITVDPQLLTAGAIAQTMRKDAHPATFRVDGVRIRLGRSTSLGVQRPLQLEAGDLPTTVNPMMVQVDDSIRRRHRQQLNSRWIRLVDAVASSLRDRWAQIITRVFHPTLLEITLALADLLILLGLMVYGQSYGTRSCYSPPSAC; encoded by the coding sequence GTGATTCTCGGTGACATGCGTCTCCCCTCCACCTTGAAAGCCGCAGGCGTTCAACGGGCCCGGAGCGTGCTGATCCTCAGCTCAGACAACACCATCAATCTGGAAACGGCGCTGCAAGTTCGGCTTCTTAATCACAACGCCACCGTTGTCGTTCGCTCCAGCAGCCAGCAAGGGGATCTGAACCGTCTGCTGGAACGACGCTTCACCAATCTGATCACCGTGGATCCCCAGTTGCTCACTGCTGGTGCGATCGCACAGACAATGCGCAAGGACGCTCACCCGGCGACGTTCCGTGTGGATGGCGTCAGGATTCGTCTGGGCCGCAGCACCAGTCTTGGTGTCCAACGCCCCTTACAGCTCGAGGCTGGAGATCTGCCAACAACGGTCAATCCGATGATGGTTCAGGTCGATGACAGCATTCGACGGAGGCATCGGCAGCAACTGAACAGCCGCTGGATCCGACTGGTCGATGCCGTCGCATCAAGCCTGCGCGACCGCTGGGCGCAGATCATCACGAGAGTCTTCCATCCGACCCTGCTGGAGATCACGCTGGCCCTGGCCGATCTGCTGATCCTGCTTGGACTGATGGTCTACGGGCAGAGCTACGGCACCCGCAGCTGCTATTCGCCACCTTCGGCCTGCTGA
- a CDS encoding PstS family phosphate ABC transporter substrate-binding protein translates to MGSRFALRSFLVIAGCSALIGLAASSSEGANTIRISGSSTVFPITKAATQGYRTTGQGKSVDFDIKETGSTAGFREFCNGNIPLANASRPISGKELKRCAENGINFIELPIAFDAITVVVNPGNDWSRSMTVNELSRLWNKSAQGTINRWNQVNLDYPDQPIKLCGPGNDSGTYDVFNKTVNGAKTNSRTDYLAREDDNELVKCVADNRQALAYFGYAYYKNNTDKLKAVKIVNPKDNAVMPSVKSVQNEKYRPLSRPLFLYINDQSLRNNKPFRQFISYYLRNISSLVTTSNYIPLPDATYRLVDSKKYRHILGTSFGGNLPVGLTIGQAIDRSFDQHKTEYHR, encoded by the coding sequence ATGGGGTCCCGTTTCGCGCTCCGTTCGTTCCTTGTGATTGCAGGGTGCAGCGCTTTGATTGGGTTAGCTGCCAGCTCCTCAGAGGGTGCTAACACCATCCGCATCAGTGGATCCAGCACCGTATTCCCGATCACCAAGGCCGCGACTCAGGGATATCGAACAACAGGTCAGGGCAAATCTGTTGACTTTGACATCAAGGAAACAGGATCAACGGCAGGGTTTCGAGAATTCTGTAATGGCAACATTCCACTGGCCAACGCATCGCGACCGATCTCCGGCAAAGAGCTGAAACGTTGCGCGGAGAACGGCATCAATTTCATTGAACTTCCCATCGCCTTTGATGCCATCACCGTGGTGGTCAACCCAGGCAATGACTGGTCACGATCAATGACCGTCAACGAACTCTCCAGGCTTTGGAACAAGAGTGCCCAAGGAACCATCAACCGCTGGAATCAGGTGAATCTTGATTATCCAGATCAGCCCATCAAATTATGTGGGCCTGGCAATGACTCAGGCACTTATGATGTTTTCAACAAAACTGTTAATGGTGCTAAAACAAACTCAAGGACGGATTACTTAGCCAGAGAAGACGATAACGAATTGGTGAAGTGCGTTGCCGATAACCGGCAAGCTCTGGCCTATTTTGGCTATGCCTACTATAAAAACAACACAGACAAACTAAAGGCAGTCAAAATTGTCAACCCAAAAGACAACGCCGTCATGCCCTCTGTCAAGAGTGTGCAAAATGAAAAATATCGCCCTCTTTCCCGCCCACTCTTTCTCTACATCAATGATCAGTCGCTGAGAAACAACAAACCCTTCAGGCAATTCATCAGCTATTACCTGCGCAACATCAGCTCTCTTGTAACCACGAGCAACTACATCCCGTTGCCGGACGCCACATATCGACTCGTCGATTCAAAAAAATACCGCCACATCCTGGGCACCAGTTTTGGGGGCAATCTGCCAGTTGGCCTCACCATCGGTCAGGCCATTGACCGCAGCTTTGATCAGCACAAAACTGAATATCACCGCTGA